ATATTCTTAGCATGCACCTATTATGATTCTTTTGTATTATTAGCTAATGGAATTGAAAAACTAAAGGTGCTTCCGCTATTAACATCGCTTACTGCGCTTATATTTCCCTGATGTGATTTAACAATTTTTTTTACAATGGCTAAACCTAATCCTGTCGATTTTTCTCCAGCTGTAGAATGTGTCGATGTGGTTTGATAATCAGTAAAAATAGTAGGGAGCTCATTTTTTGCAATGCCTTCTCCCTGATCTTTTACCGCCGTATTTAGTCGATTACCAGCTGTTGTAACCTCAATCCATATTTTTTTGCCTTTGTTCGAGTACTTTATGGCATTACTTAGTAAATTGTTTATTACTTGTTCAATTTTGTCTTTGTCGCAAATTACCATTATTTTCTCTTTAGGAGTTTCATATATAATTTGCTGCGATTTCTTTTTGGCAAATAGCTTATTTTGTTTAATACATTCGACAACAATTTCATTGTAATCCCACGATTTAAAATTTAAATCGAGTATACCCGATTCTATTTTCGAAACATCCAGAAATTCTTCAATCAGCTTAAGCGAATAGGAACATCTATCATTTATAATTTTTAGAAATTCTATTTGTTCTTCTTTCGGAAAAGCATAATAATCTTCAATCAGTAAATCGGAAAAATTAAATGCATTTCCAATAGGCGTGCGTAAATCGTGAGCTACAATGCCAATGTATTTGTTTTTTTCAAGGTTTAAATGTTTTAGTCTTTCGTTGGCTAATTCTAATTCATTTGTACGTTCTTTAACTTTTGCTTCCAAATGATTGTTTGCTTCCTGTAAACGTAG
This genomic interval from uncultured Marinifilum sp. contains the following:
- a CDS encoding hybrid sensor histidine kinase/response regulator; translated protein: MKEELVEKNLLIIDDEIDITKSLFRQFRRKYKVHTAVNGKDALELMKQYPVQVVLSDQRMPGMTGVDFFYKIKNQYPDTLKLILTGYSDIGAVVDAINKGQVFRYLTKPWNPVELELAIKEAFEKQELISKNKSLLLRLQEANNHLEAKVKERTNELELANERLKHLNLEKNKYIGIVAHDLRTPIGNAFNFSDLLIEDYYAFPKEEQIEFLKIINDRCSYSLKLIEEFLDVSKIESGILDLNFKSWDYNEIVVECIKQNKLFAKKKSQQIIYETPKEKIMVICDKDKIEQVINNLLSNAIKYSNKGKKIWIEVTTAGNRLNTAVKDQGEGIAKNELPTIFTDYQTTSTHSTAGEKSTGLGLAIVKKIVKSHQGNISAVSDVNSGSTFSFSIPLANNTKES